The Epilithonimonas zeae genome contains a region encoding:
- the cysS gene encoding cysteine--tRNA ligase gives MQLKIYNSLSGEKEIFKPILEGNIGMYVCGPTVYSNVHLGNVRTFLSFDFIYRSLQFLGYKVRYVRNITDAGHLTDDGDINNDRFIKQSRLEKLEPMEIVQKYTVDFHEVLKKFNLLPPTIEPTATGHIIEQLELTKLLVEKGFAYESNGSVYFDVLEYNARGLNYGELSRRNIEELFANTRDLDGQGEKKNPQDFALWKKASPEHIMKWPSPWGEGFPGWHLECTAMSTKYLGDQFDIHGGGMDLKFPHHECEIAQGKACNGVEPVKYWMHANMLTMNGQRMSKSTGNYILPMELITGNNDFFEKAFHPSVLRFCFLQAHYRSVLDISNDAMLASEKGFNRLMEAVKILNTQVPTEGVETSSFDYKNWKEKVLEALSDDFNSPILISHLFEAVKFISASKLGKESISTEDYEDLKQFLNAIVFDVLGLQTIEESNNDKLDQTLQVLIDLRNQARKSKNWELSDQIRDQLLEKGIELKDGRDGTSYVLN, from the coding sequence CAGCAATGTGCATTTGGGTAACGTGAGAACTTTTTTGTCTTTCGATTTCATTTACAGAAGTCTCCAGTTTTTGGGCTATAAAGTCAGATATGTCAGAAATATTACTGACGCCGGACATTTGACGGATGATGGCGATATCAATAATGACAGGTTCATCAAGCAATCCAGACTTGAAAAGTTGGAACCAATGGAAATTGTTCAGAAATATACAGTTGATTTTCACGAAGTTTTGAAGAAATTTAATCTGCTTCCGCCAACCATTGAGCCGACTGCAACAGGTCACATCATCGAACAACTGGAACTCACAAAACTTTTGGTTGAAAAAGGTTTTGCATACGAAAGTAATGGTTCTGTTTATTTCGATGTTTTGGAATACAATGCAAGAGGACTTAATTACGGAGAATTGTCCAGAAGAAATATAGAAGAATTATTTGCTAATACAAGAGACCTTGACGGGCAAGGCGAGAAAAAAAATCCTCAGGATTTTGCACTTTGGAAAAAAGCATCTCCGGAACATATTATGAAGTGGCCTTCGCCTTGGGGAGAAGGTTTCCCGGGCTGGCACTTAGAATGTACTGCGATGAGCACCAAATATCTGGGTGACCAATTCGATATCCACGGTGGTGGAATGGATTTGAAATTTCCACACCACGAATGTGAAATCGCTCAAGGAAAAGCTTGCAATGGTGTAGAACCTGTAAAATATTGGATGCACGCGAATATGCTGACAATGAATGGTCAAAGAATGAGTAAATCAACCGGGAATTACATCCTCCCAATGGAATTAATTACTGGAAATAATGATTTCTTTGAAAAGGCTTTTCATCCAAGTGTGTTGAGATTTTGCTTTTTACAAGCACATTACAGAAGTGTTTTGGATATTTCCAATGATGCAATGTTGGCGAGTGAAAAAGGTTTCAATAGATTGATGGAAGCTGTGAAAATCCTAAATACGCAAGTTCCGACAGAAGGCGTCGAAACATCTTCTTTCGATTATAAAAACTGGAAAGAAAAAGTTTTGGAAGCTTTGTCGGACGATTTCAACAGTCCTATTTTGATTTCCCATTTATTCGAGGCTGTGAAGTTTATTTCGGCTTCAAAATTGGGTAAAGAAAGTATTTCAACAGAAGATTATGAAGATTTAAAACAATTCCTAAACGCCATTGTTTTTGATGTCTTAGGATTGCAAACCATAGAAGAATCTAATAATGATAAGCTTGACCAGACTTTGCAGGTTTTAATTGATTTGAGAAATCAGGCTAGAAAATCCAAGAATTGGGAACTTTCTGACCAGATCCGTGACCAGCTTCTTGAAAAAGGAATTGAGCTGAAAGATGGACGTGATGGAACAAGTTATGTTCTGAATTAA
- a CDS encoding T9SS type A sorting domain-containing protein, with translation MKKSLSTVLLLFIGASSFAQQDIFALTGKDATNIIFQDFRALDSKKGITENILLSGKDQPRIYSSKLNKEISEDNKSSANALSSQIAALAVDGRGKLVYMPMFSSNIYILDSKTKDITLLENNLSNPTSCDTGSQFSRMATGNDGNVYTLSNSGSQLLKIFYKDGKYAVTDLGVVKDDSGNGENQLSKMQTGFGGDMIADDNNNIYVFSAFGSVFKVSLNDMKAKFIGKIKSLPENFSINGVAVNSEGKIILASAKGGFFHSLNLETLQAEKMNNNLNMPIYDLGSPYVLKSNKLAVDINKNDIYPTKVSEGFVNVRIANNQKGNANVKVYNASGNLVSNQTITNISNSENRIELGKLVSGVYVVNVESENGKTIVSKKIVVR, from the coding sequence ATGAAAAAATCTCTATCAACTGTACTTTTATTGTTTATTGGTGCAAGTTCTTTTGCTCAGCAAGATATTTTTGCATTGACAGGAAAAGACGCTACAAATATTATTTTTCAGGATTTCCGTGCTTTGGATTCTAAGAAAGGCATTACTGAGAATATTCTTTTGTCTGGAAAAGACCAACCCAGAATTTATTCCAGCAAATTAAACAAAGAAATTTCTGAAGATAATAAATCTTCAGCCAATGCTTTATCCAGTCAAATTGCAGCTTTAGCTGTCGATGGAAGAGGGAAATTGGTTTATATGCCGATGTTTTCTTCCAATATTTATATTTTGGATTCCAAAACAAAAGACATCACTTTGCTGGAAAATAATCTTTCCAATCCAACATCTTGTGACACTGGTTCTCAGTTTTCCAGAATGGCGACAGGAAATGATGGAAATGTTTATACGCTTTCAAATTCAGGTTCTCAACTTTTGAAGATTTTTTATAAAGACGGAAAATATGCGGTTACAGATTTAGGCGTTGTGAAAGATGATTCTGGAAATGGAGAAAATCAGTTAAGCAAAATGCAGACTGGCTTTGGAGGCGATATGATTGCTGATGATAATAACAATATCTATGTTTTTTCAGCTTTTGGAAGTGTCTTCAAAGTATCTTTGAATGATATGAAAGCTAAATTCATCGGGAAAATAAAATCTTTGCCTGAGAATTTTTCCATCAATGGAGTTGCTGTCAATTCTGAAGGGAAAATCATTTTGGCAAGTGCAAAAGGTGGTTTTTTCCATAGCTTGAATCTCGAAACTTTGCAGGCGGAAAAGATGAATAATAATCTTAATATGCCGATTTATGACCTTGGAAGTCCTTATGTTTTGAAATCAAATAAATTGGCGGTTGACATTAATAAAAATGATATTTACCCGACAAAAGTTTCCGAAGGTTTTGTGAATGTAAGAATTGCCAATAATCAAAAAGGAAATGCTAATGTGAAAGTTTACAACGCTTCCGGAAATCTGGTTTCTAATCAAACCATTACCAATATTTCCAATTCTGAAAACCGAATTGAATTAGGAAAATTAGTTTCCGGTGTTTATGTGGTCAATGTGGAATCTGAAAATGGGAAAACAATTGTTTCTAAGAAAATTGTTGTTAGATAA